The DNA region ACATTGGTAATGAAATAAATGCTGGACAACACATTTGGGGATACTTTAAAAAAACAAGCCACCGACACTGAGCGAGGTAAGTTTAAACGCATTCAAGAAAGACTACAAAATCAAGAAATATCGATTACACAATTTCGTCGATACTTGAAACAATTACTAAAAAAGTACCCAGATCCATATTTAGTTGACAGTATTTACTTCAAAATGAATTTCTGACTGAAACACGCTGCATATCGTAAGATTTCAAAAGTAAATTTAATGTAAACCATGGAGCAACTTTCGGCTTACGACCTACTTTGTGGCAAAGGAATCATTTTAGACCACAAGTAAAGCTAAAATAGGTCAACAATTTTTACTTTGCAGGGTCAAGCGTCCATCCAGGTGCTAGTGCATCGATTGTACTCTCTTCAGGAAAAATTGTTGCCGATGAAGTCATGCTGTATGATGGTATAAACTTCTCCTCATAATCAATTGTTGAAACATTACTATAGAAACTAAATTGAAAGGAAGATATTCATGAAAAAATATACCCAATGGCCCGTAATTTATCTCATCGCATTTGCTGTAATGATCTTTCTGAATTACTGGTCTGCCACTAATGTTGGGATTGTCGCAAACCAAGACCCTGCACTTATTCAACCTGCCGGCTACGCTTTCTCCATTTGGGGAATCATCTACATACTCACTTTTATTTGGATCATTCACTTATTCTTTAATCGTCAAAAAGCACAACAAGTAGTAGATAGATTAAGTTTTCTGCCTGTTATCAATTTCTTACTGAACGGTTTTTGGATTATTGCATTTACCCAAGAATGGTTGCTTATTTCTACAATCATTATTGCTTTATTACTCATCAACTTAGTCAGCATATATACAAGATTATCGGATATAAATAGCCGACACTGGCTTGATCGTTTACCATTCTCTATTTACTTTGCTTGGGTAACTGTTGCAACAATTGTCAATATCTTCACCTGGTTTATCGGTGCCGGCATTAATTCTTTCATTGGACTTTCCGAGTTATCTTGGACCAACATCATGCTAGTAGTAGCTAGTCTATTAATGGGTTACATCGCCTTTAGATATAAAGACATTGCCTTTCCATTAGTATTCATTTGGAGTTATGTAGCGATTGTAATAGAAAATCAGTTTAACGACATTTCTTTAGCGGTTATCCTTATCATCTGTATCATTGCACAGTTAGCTAGTGCCAGTTTATTGATGAGACAGCACTTAAGCAAATAATCACCTAAATAAAAAAGCTCCCTAAGTGCACGCTTAGAGAGCTGAGACAAAAAGTATTCGCGGTTAGCAGATGGACCTGGCTAACCTTTTTTTGTGCATCCCAACAACAAACGATATACCTAGTATAAACCGGATGCAAGTAAAGCTAGGCATGATTAAATTGTAATTGCTAGCTAGGTGGATTTACAAGTGAAATATTTCACATTTACAATATATGCCGTTTTTATCACTTTCTCTACAAGGTTTTAACGAAAAAAAGCACATTTCTGTGCTTTTCATTTAATCATCTTAGAAAAAATATAGTCGCTTCCTAAAGACTAAAGGCCCAGTATAGAAAGACCAATCCTGTTATTACAGCAATAATCAAAAGAAAGATAATGATGTCCACGAAAGTATCCTTAGGATTATCACGAATCCGATCAGGTTGTTCTTTAAACCGCTCTCTTTGTCGTTGCCTAGCAGAAAGTTGTTCTAGGCGATTTCGGTCTCCATGTTTATCTTGCGCATTCATTTTTCTTCTATTAAACATTACCCCACCGCCTTCTCTTTCTCACTCGATTATAAATTGTATTCTATTATAAAGAAAACTTACCTCGCTTCAAAATATTCTACCTATGATAAGCTCATACCTGGTTTAGCGTCTAAAGCTAAAGAAGCAAATTGCTGTGTTTGGTATAAAGACTCTGCTGCAGCACCTATCATCGCCGCATTGTCACCGCAAAGGCTTAATGGCGGGAACTGTAAGGTGACTGGACGATCTAATCCTTCAACTGCAGCGGTTAATTGGCTACGTAAACCCTTATTGGCTGCTACACCACCTGCAACTAGTAAGTGGTTTATTTCTGGATATTGGTCTAAGGCAGAAATTGTCCGACCCACTAATTGATCAAGTGCTGCTGCTTGGAATGAAGCTGCTACATTGTTCATATCAAGCGTTTCATTCTTTTGTTTGGCATTATGCATATGGTTGATTACAGCAGACTTTAAGCCTGAAAAAGAAAAATCTAATGTATCTTCACCCTTCATAGCTCGCGGATATTGATAAACATCTTCCCCTTCATGAGCCATCTGGTCAATGATTTTCCCACCTGGATAAGGCACTCCGATGACACGGCCGATTTTATCGTAAGCTTCTCCTACAGCATCATCACGCGTATCACCAATTGTTTCAAAATCATTTTCTCCGCGCATAATCACTAGTTCAGTATGACCACCGGATACAACTAATGCCAACAATGGATAATCCATTGGCGCGATCAGTTGGTTAGCGTATATATGACCAGCCATATGATTAACCCCAATTAAAGGTTTTTGATGAGCAAAAGCCAAAGTTTTGGCTGCCGTAACCCCGATTAATAACGAACCGACTAGTCCAGGTCCTTGGGTTACTGCGACAGCGTCCACATCTTCCCAAGTCGCGTTACCTTCAGTCATAGCTAGGTCGATGATTTGGGTAATTTGTTCTACATGATGACGGCTAGCGATTTCAGGTACTACACCGCCAAACCGCATATGACTTTTAATTTGACTTGCGACAACATTAGACCGCATATCTGTCCCGTTCTGGACGATGGCAGCGGATGTTTCATCACAAGAAGATTCGATTGCTAGTATTGTTGCCATAGCAAAATGGCTCCTTTCAATTTGTTTTTCAGATTTTATCCACTAAATTTCGTTGATAAATAATAGCGTCGTCTAAGTCTACAGGATAATAGTTGGGACGACTAGCAATTTGTTTGAAGGCTAGTTTTTCGTATAGTTGTCGCGCAGCTTGATTACGACTGCGGACTTCAAGGGTCACTAGTTTACCTTTATTTTGGGCAAAATAAAGCAATGCCTCTTCAAGCAACCGGTAGCTAAGCCCTTGTCTACGGTAATCAGGCAATATGGCAATATTGAAGAGCTCTACCTCATCAAAAATTAATTGAAAATGCGCTAGTCCAACAATTTCTAAGTTTGCTGGATCGCGCATAATAAAGAAATGATGGTATGGATTATTGAGACTGGCATCAATGGCATTTGCAGACCAAGATAAATCCGTTGAAAAGGCTTGGTGTAAGCTAGCATGGAGAACAGTAGCCATTTTGCCTACATCTTTAGGATCTTGAGTTTTAGCCCATTGATAGTCTAGATGGTCGATTTGCACGGGTTACACCCCTTCGACAATTTCGATTTGCTCGACATTAATTAGGGGCGCTAACCGCATTTCGAAAGCATCTTCGTCGTTGTCTGAGTAATAGTTCTCTTTAGTATCACTTTCGTAAAATCCAAAACGTTGATAAAAACGTTGTGCGCCATGGTTTGAGGCTCTGACTTCAAGGGACATAGCGTTGCGGTCCAGCTGTTTGGCACAGTCGATGGCCCGGTCCAGTAAGGCGGTCCCAATCCCGATTGATTGGTAATCTGGATTTACGACCAAGTTTGAAATATGGACATCCGTCCGGTCACGGCGACAGCCAATAAAGCCTACTAATTCTTCACCTAAGAAGGCTTGAATGTAATAGGTGTTAGGATTTTGGGTCATATCATATAAGAAGTCACGTGCCGTCCAAGAAACGACTTGATGATAAGCGCGATATTCAATATCAACCATTTGATGAATCACTGTCGTATCTTGCACAACAAAAAAGATAGATTGTCCATCTGGCAAGGCGATTGATTGTTTGTCTAATGTTAAATCAGCTACTAGAGATTTTTTCATGGTAAATAACACCTGTCGATTAAAATTTTTGAAAAATGCTTTAATTTGTTCTCTCCACGTACGTGCCTTCATCTGCCTTAGCCTCCTCAGGATTTTGAGCGACCCAGTTTTCTTCAGCTTCTGATAATTTTGCGTAATCCGGAATAAATGTCTCGACGTCCACTTGTTTCAGTGGTAGCGCGCCTAAATGTCCTGCATGTATTAAACCAAATTCATTTGGGAAAATGATTGCTCGGTCGCCAAATTGGGTTTCAATGTCTTGGCGGAAGGCTTCAATATCAGGGCTGACAAAATTCAGCGGTAAGCTTTGTAAGTCCGGATTGTCTTTTAAGTAGGTCTCAACTTGGTCTAAAAACTGGATAAATTGGCCGTGTGATGTTGTGAATAGTGGCGTAAAACGGTTGCCTTCTCTAAGGTAAACAGTCGCAAAAGCCGTCTTTCTCCTGGCATCGATGAATGGGACGATTAAAGCTGGGCCACTTATTGCTTGCACGTTGCCCGCTAACGCCATCAAGGTTGGTAAGGTAAACAAGGGAATGTTTAGCGTGTTGGCCATGGTTTTGGCTGCTGTTACCCCAATCCGCAATCCTGTATAAGAGCCCGGTCCCTCTGTAACAACAATGCCTTCAAGGTCACTTGGTTGCCAACCGATTAATTTGAACATACTGTCAATTAAGGGAAGCAACTGGGTTGAATGTTTAATTTTGGTATTGGTGGTCGTTTCTGTCACAACCTGGTCCCCATCACGTAGGGCGACACTAAGAGCTTGAGTTGATGTATCAATTGCTAAAGTTTTCATAAAACCACCTTATCTAGACTAAGTACGACATAGACCAATTCAATGATAGGACTCGCACCTTTTTTAACGTCGGGTCTCGCACCCTTTTTAGTTGAGCTCGCCAGGGCAGACAGGTGTCCGCTTCAGAATAGTTTGTTTCACACTTTGTGTGATACGGCACTATTCTTCCATCGTCTCCTGTCTAAACGCCCTGTCTCACATCCTTTTTCTTAGTATATCAAATTCTACCTTTTAAATGTAAAAACAATTGATGTTCTTATAGGTTTTGTCCTATTTGTTCATCAATTGTTTTCTTTGATATTCATATGTTCGACCTAGCCATTATCAATTGTATGGCCTAAATCTTTTTGCATTTTATGATAGTCTTCTTTTGAGATGTTAAATACTAATAAGTACGCAATAAATACCAATCCAAAGCCAAATAAAGGGAACAGGATTGACATGTTGTAGATTGCACTCACATTTGATGCGGTCCAAGTTGTTGCATTATTCAACTCTAATGAAGGTGCTGAGAATGCAATTAATAATGGTACGGCTGCAGATGAGAATGCTGTACCGATTTTACGACAAAAGATATATGAAGAATATAACGATCCGTCTGAACGGAAGCCTTGTTTCCATTCATTGTAGTCAATTGCATCTGAAATCATTGCCCATGATAATAATTGGAAACCGAATGTAAACATATTCGCTAAGGCCATTAAAGCAATCCAAATATATACATTTTCTACTGGGAATAATAACATTATGCCGTAAATGACCAAACTAGCAATCAATGGCACAATGATCACTTGGCGTTTACCAAATTTACGAACTAGTGGTGTAATCAATAAAACACCGATTGCCAAAGGAGCGATTTCAATTAAAGTAAACCAAGAGAATAATGCCCCATCGTTATATTTCACTTGTAAAGTCATCTGGTGTAATTGTGATGCAGAGTAGATAAATATCGTTTGAGCGGTACCAGCAATAATCTGTGCAATTAGGGCGCGGTTTGAGAATAATGTTTTGAACGTTTTGAAGATTGACGGTTGGTTTTTGATTTGTTCCATATCTGGCTGTACACGTTCTTCTACATTTGAATATAACAAGAAGAATGAGATTAAAGCGACAACCCCTAAACCTAACATTACTGGGAACATTAATTGCCCTTGGAATTGTGATACGACTTGACCGTCGACTACTTTATTTTGATATACGATTAACGGAATAATCGCTACTGGTAATTTGGCAACCCCAGCACCAATTGAACGTGCTGTAGAAAGCTTTGTACGACCTTCAGATGAGTCAGTTACTACTGAGTTTAAAGTACCATAAGGGATATTTACTAAAGTATAAGCAAAGTCCCAAGCCACATAAGAAATGGCACAGACAGCTAACTGCACACCATAGCCCATTGATGAGGTATCAAAGTATATAAAGGCTGAAATGATGGCTAGCAATGGACCCCCAACTAAAATGAATGGTTTATATCGGTTACCTTTATAAGGTTTAATCCGGTCAGAGAAATAGCCAACCAATGGATCATTCACAGCATCAAATACACGTGTCAGAATCATTAAGGCGGCAAAGTGTGTCGCTTCGATTCCAATGTAAGATACATAGAAAATTGTAAGGTAGTAAGTTACAACAGAATAACTTAGATTACAACCAAAGTCTCCAAAGAAGTAACCGATAATGTCACGGAAGCCAAATGGGCGCTTATCAGTTGCATCCATCGTCGCCGAATTTTCGTACGAGTTGCTCATTCTATTCCTCCTGTGTTTGCGAAATTTATCTTCTTCCCATTGTTACAAGGCTATTTTAACAAATAAATTTAAAGATTTTGTCGAATATTGCAACTTTACATAATCTTCACAAGAAACTAATATATATAATAAAGCATATGGTTTGAGAATTATTTTATCTGTTTGAACATACGCTTATGAAACTCAAAGAAAAGATTTATTGTTAAGCAATACAAACTTATTATTTGTCGAAGTTATAGAAGTTTCACATCACAGGAAAATAATGATTTTAAATACGTAATATGGCCTTTTATTATGTCTATTATTCCATGAATTGCCGCGGCTGAAACTACCTAGCATGCCTTCGTGGGGAAAGAGGATGGTTTGACGTATGTCATTCTGTTTGGTGATTACGCCTTACAGAGTGTATAGCCAGCCAAGCCCTTAGACCAAGGCTAAGGGCGGTCCCATAGCAAAGTCGAGGGCTGTTGAAATACTAAAATACAAGTAACAATCTAAGAATTCTGAAACAATGATAAGCAACGAAAGCCAGTCAAATGTTCTTGAAGTTATCATATAAACGACCTATTCCTTACTTGATTCGAATTCGAAAGGATGATATACTCAATTTGTAAATTAATTCGAATTAGAAATAACAACCTAAAAATGATTATTGATTTTTACATTGCTAATCCAAAACCCTACTTTCAAGGAGGATTTCCTTTGACTGAAATTATTGAGAAATTGCACCATATCACCGCTATTGTTGGTGCTCCTAACCAAGTTTTTAAATTTTACCGTGACATCCTGGGTCTTCGTTTAGTCAAGAAAACCCTAAATTACGACGACCCTTACACTTACCATTTATATTTCGGTAACAATGAAGCTGACGGCGGGACCATCATTACCTTCTTCCCTTGGGAAAATAACCACCTTGGTCAATTGGGTGACGGTCAAGTGGCGACCACTTCTTTTGCTATTCCAGCTGGCAGTTTAGATTTCTGGGCTAACCGCTTGGAAGCCAAAGGCATTCAATTTTCCCGCGGTAGCCGTTTTGACAATGAAACAATTCTCGTCAAAGATTTCCATAATTTAAATATTGAGCTGGTTGAAAAGGATTGGGGTAAGGCCAATACTTACGCAGTCGACGACATTACGCCTGAAACAGCTATTCAAGGTTTTGCTGGTGCGGTTTTATATAGTCACCGCCCTGACCATACGGTTGAATTGTTCGACCAAGTTTTCGGTTGGCATAAGGTGGGCGAGGACAGCCAATATATTCGTCTACAAGCACCTGGTGAACGGAAGGAATGGCTAGATATTCGAAAAACCGCTGATTCTTTTGGTAAAATGGCTATCGGTACAGTTCACCACATCGCCTTTGAAGTGGCGGACGAAGAGGCCTTAAACTATTGGCTAGAAGTGGCCCAACAACGTGGTTACCACACTAGCGATATCAAGAACCGTGACTATTTCAAATCCTTATACTTCCGCGAGCGCGGCGGCATTTTGATTGAATTAGCGACTGCTGGCCCAGGTTTTACTTGGAACGAGACGTTTGAAGAACTTGGTAGCCAATTATTCTACCCAGCCAAACATGAAGCGATTATCGACCAAATTAAAGCCAACTTGACACCCCTAGATTTCTAAAAAGGAGTTCATCTATGAGTTACGAATATATTTATCAAGCAGCAGAAAACCAAGCTGAAGCCAACACCCTACTACTTTTACACGGTACAGGCGGAACTGAGCACGATCTACTAGACATTGTCCAATTTATCGATCCCAATGCCAACATCCTATCATTGCGCGGTAACGAGCCTGAAGGACCCATGAATCGTTTCTTCAAACGCCACGGTGAAGGCAACTTAGACATCGAAAACTTGAAATACCATGCCAAAGACCTGTATAATTTCATAGGAGCCTTGGCAACGGAAAAAGGGTTCGATCCAGCTAAAGTAGTGCCAATTGGTTATTCAAATGGCGCAAATATTGCTGGCGGTGTTTTATACCTATTTGACAACCCTTTTAAGGGCGCGATCTTACTCCACCCTATGGTACCATTTAGAGATGGAACTATGCCCAACTTGACGCACACACCTGTCTTTATTGGTGCTGGTTTCAACGACCCAATCTGTGCGCCAAGCGAAAGTGAAGAACTTAAAACCAGCCTAGAATCGGCTGGTAGCCCAGTTACCCTTCATTGGGAAAACTACGGCCATTCCTTATCTATGC from Aerococcus urinaeequi includes:
- a CDS encoding DUF1722 domain-containing protein, yielding MLDNTFGDTLKKQATDTERGKFKRIQERLQNQEISITQFRRYLKQLLKKYPDPYLVDSIYFKMNF
- a CDS encoding tryptophan-rich sensory protein codes for the protein MKKYTQWPVIYLIAFAVMIFLNYWSATNVGIVANQDPALIQPAGYAFSIWGIIYILTFIWIIHLFFNRQKAQQVVDRLSFLPVINFLLNGFWIIAFTQEWLLISTIIIALLLINLVSIYTRLSDINSRHWLDRLPFSIYFAWVTVATIVNIFTWFIGAGINSFIGLSELSWTNIMLVVASLLMGYIAFRYKDIAFPLVFIWSYVAIVIENQFNDISLAVILIICIIAQLASASLLMRQHLSK
- the tsaD gene encoding tRNA (adenosine(37)-N6)-threonylcarbamoyltransferase complex transferase subunit TsaD, whose amino-acid sequence is MATILAIESSCDETSAAIVQNGTDMRSNVVASQIKSHMRFGGVVPEIASRHHVEQITQIIDLAMTEGNATWEDVDAVAVTQGPGLVGSLLIGVTAAKTLAFAHQKPLIGVNHMAGHIYANQLIAPMDYPLLALVVSGGHTELVIMRGENDFETIGDTRDDAVGEAYDKIGRVIGVPYPGGKIIDQMAHEGEDVYQYPRAMKGEDTLDFSFSGLKSAVINHMHNAKQKNETLDMNNVAASFQAAALDQLVGRTISALDQYPEINHLLVAGGVAANKGLRSQLTAAVEGLDRPVTLQFPPLSLCGDNAAMIGAAAESLYQTQQFASLALDAKPGMSLS
- the rimI gene encoding ribosomal protein S18-alanine N-acetyltransferase encodes the protein MQIDHLDYQWAKTQDPKDVGKMATVLHASLHQAFSTDLSWSANAIDASLNNPYHHFFIMRDPANLEIVGLAHFQLIFDEVELFNIAILPDYRRQGLSYRLLEEALLYFAQNKGKLVTLEVRSRNQAARQLYEKLAFKQIASRPNYYPVDLDDAIIYQRNLVDKI
- the rimI gene encoding ribosomal protein S18-alanine N-acetyltransferase; amino-acid sequence: MKARTWREQIKAFFKNFNRQVLFTMKKSLVADLTLDKQSIALPDGQSIFFVVQDTTVIHQMVDIEYRAYHQVVSWTARDFLYDMTQNPNTYYIQAFLGEELVGFIGCRRDRTDVHISNLVVNPDYQSIGIGTALLDRAIDCAKQLDRNAMSLEVRASNHGAQRFYQRFGFYESDTKENYYSDNDEDAFEMRLAPLINVEQIEIVEGV
- the tsaB gene encoding tRNA (adenosine(37)-N6)-threonylcarbamoyltransferase complex dimerization subunit type 1 TsaB, with protein sequence MKTLAIDTSTQALSVALRDGDQVVTETTTNTKIKHSTQLLPLIDSMFKLIGWQPSDLEGIVVTEGPGSYTGLRIGVTAAKTMANTLNIPLFTLPTLMALAGNVQAISGPALIVPFIDARRKTAFATVYLREGNRFTPLFTTSHGQFIQFLDQVETYLKDNPDLQSLPLNFVSPDIEAFRQDIETQFGDRAIIFPNEFGLIHAGHLGALPLKQVDVETFIPDYAKLSEAEENWVAQNPEEAKADEGTYVERTN
- a CDS encoding MFS transporter; the encoded protein is MSNSYENSATMDATDKRPFGFRDIIGYFFGDFGCNLSYSVVTYYLTIFYVSYIGIEATHFAALMILTRVFDAVNDPLVGYFSDRIKPYKGNRYKPFILVGGPLLAIISAFIYFDTSSMGYGVQLAVCAISYVAWDFAYTLVNIPYGTLNSVVTDSSEGRTKLSTARSIGAGVAKLPVAIIPLIVYQNKVVDGQVVSQFQGQLMFPVMLGLGVVALISFFLLYSNVEERVQPDMEQIKNQPSIFKTFKTLFSNRALIAQIIAGTAQTIFIYSASQLHQMTLQVKYNDGALFSWFTLIEIAPLAIGVLLITPLVRKFGKRQVIIVPLIASLVIYGIMLLFPVENVYIWIALMALANMFTFGFQLLSWAMISDAIDYNEWKQGFRSDGSLYSSYIFCRKIGTAFSSAAVPLLIAFSAPSLELNNATTWTASNVSAIYNMSILFPLFGFGLVFIAYLLVFNISKEDYHKMQKDLGHTIDNG
- a CDS encoding VOC family protein gives rise to the protein MTEIIEKLHHITAIVGAPNQVFKFYRDILGLRLVKKTLNYDDPYTYHLYFGNNEADGGTIITFFPWENNHLGQLGDGQVATTSFAIPAGSLDFWANRLEAKGIQFSRGSRFDNETILVKDFHNLNIELVEKDWGKANTYAVDDITPETAIQGFAGAVLYSHRPDHTVELFDQVFGWHKVGEDSQYIRLQAPGERKEWLDIRKTADSFGKMAIGTVHHIAFEVADEEALNYWLEVAQQRGYHTSDIKNRDYFKSLYFRERGGILIELATAGPGFTWNETFEELGSQLFYPAKHEAIIDQIKANLTPLDF
- a CDS encoding alpha/beta hydrolase, coding for MSYEYIYQAAENQAEANTLLLLHGTGGTEHDLLDIVQFIDPNANILSLRGNEPEGPMNRFFKRHGEGNLDIENLKYHAKDLYNFIGALATEKGFDPAKVVPIGYSNGANIAGGVLYLFDNPFKGAILLHPMVPFRDGTMPNLTHTPVFIGAGFNDPICAPSESEELKTSLESAGSPVTLHWENYGHSLSMPELQAAKGWYATAVG